From the genome of Variovorax sp. RA8, one region includes:
- a CDS encoding branched-chain amino acid ABC transporter permease, which translates to MIETVLQGVLLGGLYTLFALGQSLMFGVMRLTNTAQGDFIILGAFAVVAGTTLAGGAPFAVALAVLPLAFGFGYALQRYVLNGTLGKDPLPSLVVTFGLSIVIQNLLLELFSADPRSIETDGLNTLGLALGDSLSLGVLPLVILAIAVAATAGLQWLFARTALGRSFRAVSDDREIAELMGLDAKKVYAFATAIAFVLIAVAGALQGMRTTVSPSDGPLLLLFAFEAVIIGGMGSFWGTLAGAMILGITQQIGFRLDPGWGIWVGHIVFLIVLVFRPQGLFPKTRG; encoded by the coding sequence ATGATCGAAACCGTCCTCCAGGGCGTCCTCCTCGGCGGCCTCTACACGCTCTTCGCGCTGGGCCAGTCGCTGATGTTCGGCGTCATGCGCCTGACCAATACCGCGCAGGGCGACTTCATCATCCTCGGCGCCTTTGCCGTGGTCGCCGGCACCACGCTGGCGGGTGGCGCGCCCTTCGCGGTGGCGCTGGCGGTGCTGCCGCTGGCCTTCGGCTTCGGCTACGCGCTGCAGCGCTACGTGCTCAACGGCACGCTGGGCAAGGACCCGCTGCCCTCGCTGGTCGTGACCTTCGGGCTCTCGATCGTGATCCAGAACCTCCTGCTGGAGCTGTTCTCGGCCGACCCGCGATCGATCGAGACCGACGGCCTCAACACGCTGGGCCTGGCCCTCGGCGACTCGCTCTCGCTGGGCGTGCTGCCGCTGGTGATCCTCGCCATCGCGGTCGCCGCAACCGCGGGCCTGCAATGGCTGTTCGCGCGCACCGCGCTCGGGCGCTCCTTCCGTGCCGTGTCGGACGACCGAGAGATCGCCGAGCTGATGGGGCTGGACGCGAAGAAGGTCTACGCTTTCGCCACCGCGATCGCCTTCGTGCTGATCGCCGTTGCCGGCGCGCTTCAGGGCATGCGCACCACGGTCTCGCCCTCGGACGGGCCGCTGCTGCTTCTGTTCGCCTTCGAGGCCGTGATCATCGGCGGCATGGGCTCCTTCTGGGGCACGCTGGCCGGCGCAATGATCCTTGGCATCACGCAGCAGATCGGCTTCCGGCTCGACCCGGGCTGGGGCATCTGGGTCGGCCACATCGTGTTCCTGATCGTGCTGGTGTTCCGGCCGCAGGGGCTGTTCCCCAAGACGCGAGGTTGA